One genomic window of Prochlorococcus sp. MIT 0603 includes the following:
- a CDS encoding DNA polymerase III subunit gamma/tau: MSNNYLPLHHKYRPKCFDDLVGQESIVSTLKQALLTNRIAPAYLFCGPRGTGKTSSARILARSLNCLETEKPTIKPCGECNLCQEIGKGIALDVIEIDAASNTGVDNIRELIEKAQFAPVQARWKIYVIDECHMLSTAAFNALLKTLEEPPSKTVFILATTDPQRVLQTILSRCQRFDFRRIPMRSLITHLQGIASKENIDIDIDSIELIAQRAEGGLRDAESLLDQLSLLKPPVKLESVWQLLGEVPEKELINMAAAVSKKDPISLLNIVRMLFDNGKEPIDILQGFTSILRDLLIIKALGSDSNLCNISNNSYPELAEIGKTLELENILYWQTYLKGSESQIRASLQPRLWLEVLLLGMLNSNDINRGYKDHKVEFTNQKDITNTVTPNQKDITNTITSNQVKLNEEVKIIEAPNNSKDLLLETWKRILSQVELPSTRMLLSQQAQLTDITKNKAEISISENWMGMIQSRKGIIENAIQKSIGGTRELIFQKQINRKAQEDKDLDRDKDLFKNDQGKEQKGNFIQDGKTNDKKDNLITKETESFAKFFNGEVIDEIKDNE; encoded by the coding sequence ATGAGCAATAACTACCTACCGCTGCATCACAAATATCGTCCTAAATGTTTCGATGATTTAGTTGGTCAAGAGTCAATTGTATCTACACTAAAACAAGCGCTTTTAACAAATCGAATAGCTCCTGCATATCTTTTTTGTGGGCCTAGAGGAACTGGGAAAACATCAAGTGCAAGAATTTTGGCACGTTCCTTAAATTGTCTAGAAACAGAGAAACCTACAATTAAGCCATGCGGGGAATGCAATTTATGTCAAGAAATAGGAAAAGGAATAGCTCTTGATGTTATTGAAATCGATGCAGCATCTAATACAGGTGTTGATAATATCCGTGAATTAATAGAAAAAGCTCAATTTGCACCAGTTCAAGCTCGATGGAAAATCTATGTAATAGATGAATGCCATATGCTTTCAACCGCTGCATTCAATGCACTCCTCAAAACACTTGAAGAGCCACCTTCTAAAACAGTTTTTATTTTAGCCACAACTGATCCTCAAAGAGTATTGCAAACAATTCTGAGTAGATGTCAAAGATTTGATTTCAGAAGAATACCAATGCGATCGTTAATAACTCATTTGCAAGGGATTGCATCAAAAGAAAATATTGACATCGACATTGATTCCATAGAGCTAATTGCCCAGAGAGCTGAAGGTGGACTAAGAGATGCAGAAAGCCTCTTGGATCAATTAAGCCTACTAAAACCTCCAGTTAAATTAGAATCAGTATGGCAACTTCTTGGAGAAGTTCCAGAAAAAGAACTTATAAATATGGCTGCAGCAGTATCAAAAAAAGATCCTATAAGCTTATTAAATATTGTTAGGATGTTATTCGATAATGGGAAAGAACCTATCGATATATTGCAAGGATTTACTTCAATACTTAGAGATTTATTAATAATCAAAGCATTAGGTAGTGATTCTAATTTATGTAACATATCAAATAACTCTTATCCAGAATTAGCGGAAATAGGTAAAACATTAGAATTAGAAAATATTTTATATTGGCAAACATATTTAAAAGGTTCAGAATCACAAATTCGTGCAAGTCTTCAACCTAGACTTTGGCTTGAAGTTCTATTACTTGGGATGTTAAATTCAAATGATATAAATAGAGGATATAAAGATCATAAAGTTGAATTCACTAATCAAAAAGATATCACTAATACAGTTACGCCTAATCAAAAAGATATCACTAATACAATTACGTCTAATCAAGTTAAATTAAATGAGGAGGTAAAGATTATCGAAGCTCCTAATAATAGCAAAGATTTACTCTTAGAAACTTGGAAGAGGATACTTTCTCAAGTTGAATTACCATCAACTAGAATGCTCTTATCACAACAAGCCCAATTAACAGATATAACAAAAAATAAAGCTGAGATTTCAATATCAGAAAATTGGATGGGAATGATACAAAGCAGGAAAGGGATTATTGAAAACGCAATTCAAAAATCAATTGGTGGTACCAGAGAATTAATATTTCAAAAGCAAATAAATAGAAAAGCTCAAGAAGATAAAGATTTAGATAGAGATAAGGACTTATTTAAAAATGATCAGGGCAAAGAACAAAAAGGTAATTTTATTCAAGATGGAAAAACAAATGATAAAAAAGATAATTTAATAACAAAAGAAACTGAGAGCTTTGCCAAATTTTTCAATGGAGAGGTTATTGATGAAATAAAAGATAATGAATAA
- a CDS encoding glycosyltransferase, which produces MEVACVNPENRRGKSFLFLFCCVLAGFLPHLVDSPKNLFPASILTVFLGIYGLRVVLLGRAKSEYEVLDFHDNQIQDINLPFIDVLVSARDEEAVVGRLVQRLSALKYPLEKLKICIIDDGSKDSTPTILDKCKKEIDNLQVISRSRSSSGGKSAALNYALKNLGGEWVFILDADADFTDDILLRLIPFAKNGKWSAVQLRKAVVNSNQNLLTSCQAMEMAMDTLIQEGRQLAGGVVELRGNGALLRRSALDECGGFNEGTVTDDLDLSFRLLITGASIGILWDPPIHEEGVESLNALIKQRKRWAEGGLQRFFDYWPLLISKNLNSSQYLDLISFFLLQYALPVISFIDIFSAILTKTTPAYWPLTFIAFSISGIAFYRGCRQRSFCGPSIPSPTIFNLFISIIYLSHWFFVIPFITIKMSVFSKNLVWVKTIHKG; this is translated from the coding sequence ATGGAAGTAGCTTGCGTTAATCCAGAAAACCGACGAGGCAAATCATTTTTGTTTTTGTTTTGCTGTGTTTTAGCAGGCTTTTTGCCTCATTTGGTTGATTCGCCTAAAAACCTTTTTCCTGCGAGTATTCTTACTGTTTTCTTGGGTATCTATGGATTGAGGGTGGTTTTGCTTGGAAGAGCAAAGTCTGAATATGAGGTTTTGGATTTCCATGATAATCAAATTCAAGATATTAATTTGCCTTTTATAGATGTTTTAGTTTCAGCTAGAGATGAAGAAGCGGTAGTTGGAAGATTGGTTCAAAGACTTTCAGCATTGAAATACCCACTGGAAAAATTAAAGATATGCATTATTGATGATGGAAGTAAAGATTCAACCCCCACAATTTTAGATAAATGCAAGAAAGAGATCGATAACTTGCAAGTTATAAGTAGATCTAGAAGTTCGAGTGGTGGGAAGTCAGCTGCTTTGAATTATGCGTTAAAAAATCTTGGTGGAGAATGGGTTTTTATATTGGATGCTGATGCTGATTTTACTGACGATATATTATTGCGATTAATTCCTTTTGCAAAGAATGGTAAGTGGTCTGCAGTTCAATTACGAAAAGCAGTTGTTAATTCTAATCAAAATCTTCTTACTTCTTGTCAAGCCATGGAAATGGCTATGGATACTCTTATTCAAGAAGGACGTCAATTAGCAGGAGGAGTGGTTGAATTAAGAGGTAATGGCGCACTCCTAAGAAGAAGTGCCTTAGATGAATGTGGTGGGTTTAATGAGGGAACAGTTACGGATGACTTGGATTTAAGTTTTCGCTTATTGATTACAGGAGCATCTATTGGAATTTTGTGGGATCCACCTATTCATGAAGAGGGTGTTGAATCACTTAATGCTTTGATTAAACAAAGAAAACGTTGGGCAGAAGGTGGTCTTCAACGATTTTTTGATTACTGGCCTTTGCTTATATCTAAGAACTTAAATAGTTCCCAGTATTTAGACCTAATATCTTTTTTTCTTTTGCAATATGCTTTGCCGGTCATTTCTTTTATCGATATATTTAGTGCGATTCTTACTAAAACTACACCAGCTTATTGGCCATTAACTTTTATAGCCTTTAGTATTTCTGGTATTGCATTTTATAGAGGTTGTAGACAAAGAAGTTTCTGTGGACCTAGCATACCTTCACCAACCATCTTTAACTTATTCATCTCGATCATTTATTTATCACATTGGTTTTTCGTTATACCCTTTATAACTATTAAAATGTCAGTCTTCTCTAAGAATTTAGTTTGGGTCAAAACAATTCACAAAGGTTAA